In one Gemmatimonadota bacterium genomic region, the following are encoded:
- a CDS encoding PadR family transcriptional regulator has protein sequence MMWKHHDHGTCGPRDRQWAGRGGDWWSSPGGAFSWGLGSFRARTRSGGRMFEQGDLKLVILQLLSEKPRHGYDIIKELEERSGGRYAPSPGTVYPTLTLLEEMGHAVASAEEGGKRVYAITDQGRAYLDENRSTVDEVLHRLAELSNTIFGDDVRPAHEAMGALGREYARLLWRRPATAQLAKQVADILQRATRELSDLAETP, from the coding sequence ATGATGTGGAAACACCACGATCACGGCACATGTGGCCCTCGCGACCGGCAATGGGCCGGACGTGGCGGTGACTGGTGGTCTTCTCCTGGCGGCGCCTTCTCCTGGGGGCTGGGGAGCTTTCGCGCGAGAACGCGTTCGGGCGGGCGGATGTTTGAGCAGGGCGACCTCAAGCTGGTCATACTGCAACTCCTCTCGGAAAAGCCCCGCCACGGCTACGACATCATCAAGGAACTCGAGGAGCGCTCAGGCGGGCGCTATGCCCCGAGCCCGGGCACTGTCTACCCCACGCTCACGCTGCTTGAGGAGATGGGCCATGCGGTCGCATCCGCCGAGGAGGGTGGCAAGCGGGTGTATGCCATCACGGATCAGGGTCGGGCGTACCTCGATGAGAATCGCTCGACGGTGGACGAGGTATTGCATCGGTTGGCCGAACTGTCGAACACCATCTTTGGTGACGATGTGCGGCCAGCGCACGAGGCGATGGGCGCGCTCGGCCGCGAATATGCACGCCTGTTGTGGCGACGGCCGGCGACGGCGCAGTTGGCCAAGCAGGTGGCCGATATTCTGCAGCGGGCCACCCGGGAGTTGAGCGACTTGGCGGAAACCCCGTAG
- a CDS encoding TonB family protein: MQLLFDERFKTPRPLLGAVISAATHVALIAIVAIGGRRYASDIADVMQQTVRFLVPADRISRPVETQLKYAGSPGNDAKSGLRPPEHITRTTSSTAFAQPQAASQGDDARTSLAVAEPTAEENAYSVLDVDSAAVRDPASAAPSYPETLMAQNVEGSATMRFVVDTTGYVDMATVKEIRTTHPLFAKAVRDVMPRMRFRPALAGNRAVRQLAEQEFKFLLQRAVAKKPQ, from the coding sequence ATGCAACTGCTGTTCGACGAACGCTTCAAAACCCCACGCCCCCTCCTCGGGGCGGTGATCAGCGCGGCCACGCACGTCGCGCTCATTGCGATCGTGGCGATCGGTGGGCGTCGCTACGCCAGCGACATTGCCGATGTCATGCAACAGACGGTGCGTTTTCTCGTGCCGGCCGACCGCATTTCGCGCCCCGTGGAAACCCAGCTGAAATACGCGGGTTCTCCAGGCAACGACGCAAAGTCTGGCCTGCGACCGCCCGAGCACATCACGCGGACCACGTCTTCGACCGCCTTCGCGCAGCCCCAAGCGGCGAGCCAAGGCGACGACGCAAGGACAAGCTTGGCTGTCGCCGAGCCCACCGCGGAAGAAAATGCGTACAGTGTGCTCGACGTGGATTCTGCGGCTGTGCGCGACCCCGCGAGTGCGGCGCCGTCGTATCCGGAAACCTTGATGGCGCAGAACGTGGAAGGGTCAGCGACCATGCGTTTTGTGGTGGACACCACAGGCTACGTGGATATGGCCACCGTAAAGGAAATTCGCACGACGCACCCGCTCTTTGCCAAGGCAGTGCGCGACGTGATGCCCCGCATGCGATTCCGCCCGGCGCTCGCCGGCAACCGCGCCGTACGCCAGCTCGCAGAACAGGAGTTCAAGTTCCTCCTGCAGCGTGCAGTCGCGAAGAAGCCCCAGTAG
- a CDS encoding ABC transporter permease, translating into MLIGETVRVALGALRANKLRSLLTMLGIVIGVAAVIAVVALGKGAQKQVNDRIAALGTTLLTVNPGQSQMGGVRTGGGGARLIIDDAQALADRGTHIAAVQPEMSGSLQVQYLNKNTNTQIVGTTANYPAVRKYEMQEGRFFTNAEDQTRQRVAVVGPTVVENLGVQSAVGIVGETIRVRGIQFTVVGVFKSKGQASAFQNPDDQILIPITTARFRVLGSNRVRAISVLAPTEEDIPETMADIQKILRREHKLRPGRDDDFQIRNQSDFLNTLGETTQVFSLLLAGIAAVSLLVGGIGIMNIMLVSVTERTREIGIRKALGATKLNILFQFLIEAVVLCLLGGMIGIGVGAGGATIFTRIMGWSTEVGASSIAIAFGFSAFVGVVFGVYPARRAAGLDPIVALRYE; encoded by the coding sequence ATGCTGATTGGCGAAACCGTTCGCGTCGCACTGGGCGCCCTCCGCGCGAACAAGCTGCGCTCGCTACTCACGATGCTCGGCATCGTGATCGGCGTGGCGGCGGTGATCGCGGTGGTGGCGCTCGGTAAGGGCGCGCAAAAACAGGTCAACGACCGCATTGCGGCCCTTGGCACCACGTTGCTCACCGTCAATCCCGGGCAGTCGCAGATGGGTGGCGTGCGGACTGGTGGCGGCGGTGCCCGCTTAATCATCGACGACGCGCAGGCGCTCGCCGATCGTGGCACGCACATCGCGGCGGTGCAGCCGGAAATGTCGGGCAGTCTGCAGGTGCAGTACCTCAACAAAAACACGAATACGCAGATCGTCGGCACGACCGCCAACTATCCAGCGGTCCGGAAGTACGAGATGCAAGAAGGACGGTTCTTCACGAACGCCGAAGACCAGACGCGCCAGCGCGTGGCGGTGGTCGGCCCGACCGTCGTCGAAAATCTCGGGGTGCAGTCTGCCGTAGGGATCGTTGGCGAAACGATCCGTGTGCGCGGCATTCAGTTCACCGTGGTCGGCGTCTTCAAGAGCAAGGGACAGGCCTCGGCGTTCCAAAACCCCGACGACCAAATTCTCATTCCGATTACCACGGCTCGGTTCCGCGTCTTGGGATCGAATCGCGTGCGCGCCATCAGCGTGCTCGCGCCGACGGAAGAAGACATCCCAGAAACGATGGCCGACATCCAGAAGATCCTGCGGCGCGAACACAAACTACGCCCTGGTCGAGATGACGACTTTCAGATCCGCAACCAGTCGGACTTCTTGAACACGCTCGGCGAAACCACGCAGGTGTTCAGCTTGCTCCTCGCCGGGATTGCCGCCGTGTCGCTGCTCGTGGGCGGCATCGGCATTATGAACATCATGCTCGTCTCGGTCACCGAGCGCACGCGTGAGATTGGCATTCGCAAGGCACTCGGCGCCACCAAGCTCAATATTCTGTTCCAGTTCCTGATTGAGGCCGTCGTGCTCTGCCTCTTGGGCGGCATGATCGGTATCGGCGTTGGCGCGGGCGGTGCCACGATCTTCACCCGCATTATGGGGTGGAGCACTGAAGTGGGCGCGTCCTCCATTGCCATCGCGTTCGGTTTCTCGGCGTTCGTCGGCGTGGTGTTCGGCGTATACCCCGCACGTCGGGCCGCCGGACTCGATCCGATCGTCGCGCTGCGCTACGAGTAA
- a CDS encoding efflux RND transporter periplasmic adaptor subunit — MTRKILLLALVSVAAACAKTDTKVVTIPTATIQRRDIIVTAEATGIIEPINVIEVKSKTASGQVMKMPIEIGSYVKPGDLIVQIDTTDLTTSFRQSTADLAASKSNFDVASAQLKRQETLFKDRIITRPDLESAQTGFANAQATLVRSQSSLDLAAQKLKDARVVASIEGTIITKPVSVGQVIQAGGQSVSGGSVIATMADLTKVRSRALVNETDIGAVKPGQPAQVTVDAFPDRPFRGVVEKIEPQATVQQNVTMFPVLISLDNSEGLLKPGMNGEVQVLTDERLGAIAVPNDAIRSTREARQAATLLGLNPDSVQAQLRNAMGGGFGGRGGQGGQGGRGGNSNSTSAPTGAPAGAATKTQQSRGELAFPLQGDQGDRRGMGGQGGRGGFNMPQVSDADCKKVDDAMAKKPDTQKKLDAIREQMRDPNADRDALRKQSEEVYKSLGMDANVVRACRFRNGGGQGGGQMGGGQMGGGQMGGGQMGGGRGGMSAMGGGNNSRGGAGATAGAAGGTGRPTAFPNRRDNSGGGNGQSGMGGMGGGGGSGGRSRSRSGLVFVQKGTTWEPKVLRLGVANYDYTEVIDGLAEGDKVAMLSAAALQAKRQEQNDRMKSMTGSPLGGSPAGGGGGGRGGGRGN, encoded by the coding sequence GTGACCCGCAAGATTTTGCTGCTCGCCCTCGTCAGCGTCGCCGCGGCGTGCGCCAAGACCGATACCAAAGTCGTCACGATTCCCACCGCCACCATTCAGCGTCGCGACATCATCGTGACCGCTGAGGCCACGGGCATCATCGAACCGATCAACGTGATCGAGGTGAAGTCCAAGACCGCCTCGGGCCAGGTCATGAAGATGCCGATCGAAATCGGCAGCTACGTGAAGCCTGGCGATCTCATCGTGCAGATCGATACGACCGACCTCACGACCTCCTTCCGCCAGTCGACCGCCGACTTGGCCGCGTCGAAGTCGAACTTCGACGTCGCCTCGGCGCAGCTCAAGCGTCAGGAAACGCTGTTCAAGGATCGCATCATCACGCGCCCCGACCTCGAGTCGGCGCAAACGGGTTTTGCGAACGCGCAGGCGACGCTCGTTCGGAGTCAGTCGAGCCTCGACCTCGCCGCGCAGAAGCTCAAGGATGCGCGCGTCGTGGCATCCATCGAAGGCACGATCATCACGAAGCCGGTGTCGGTGGGACAGGTCATTCAGGCCGGCGGACAGTCGGTGAGCGGCGGCAGCGTCATTGCGACGATGGCCGACCTCACCAAGGTGCGCTCGCGCGCACTCGTGAACGAAACGGACATTGGTGCCGTGAAGCCCGGCCAGCCAGCGCAGGTCACCGTGGACGCCTTCCCGGACCGCCCGTTCCGCGGCGTGGTGGAGAAGATCGAGCCGCAGGCGACCGTACAGCAGAACGTGACGATGTTTCCAGTGCTCATTTCGCTCGACAACAGCGAAGGGTTGCTCAAGCCCGGCATGAACGGCGAAGTGCAGGTGCTTACCGACGAACGTCTCGGCGCCATCGCGGTGCCGAACGACGCCATTCGTTCCACACGTGAAGCGCGCCAGGCCGCGACGCTGCTCGGCTTGAACCCCGACAGCGTGCAGGCGCAGTTGCGCAACGCGATGGGTGGCGGATTCGGTGGTCGTGGCGGCCAGGGTGGCCAGGGCGGTCGCGGTGGCAACAGCAACAGCACGTCGGCACCGACCGGCGCGCCGGCGGGTGCCGCCACCAAGACGCAGCAGTCGCGCGGCGAACTGGCCTTCCCTCTTCAGGGTGATCAGGGTGATCGCCGTGGCATGGGCGGACAGGGCGGGCGCGGTGGCTTCAACATGCCGCAGGTGAGCGACGCCGACTGCAAAAAGGTTGACGACGCGATGGCGAAGAAGCCGGACACGCAGAAGAAGCTCGATGCGATCCGCGAGCAGATGCGTGATCCGAACGCAGATCGTGACGCGCTGCGCAAGCAGAGCGAAGAGGTGTACAAGTCGCTCGGTATGGATGCCAACGTCGTGCGCGCCTGCCGCTTCCGGAATGGCGGCGGACAGGGTGGCGGCCAGATGGGTGGCGGCCAGATGGGTGGCGGCCAGATGGGTGGCGGCCAGATGGGTGGCGGACGCGGCGGGATGAGCGCGATGGGTGGCGGCAACAACAGCCGCGGTGGCGCAGGCGCCACTGCCGGTGCGGCCGGCGGCACCGGCCGACCGACGGCATTCCCGAATCGCCGCGACAACAGCGGCGGCGGCAATGGCCAGAGTGGAATGGGTGGCATGGGCGGTGGCGGTGGCAGCGGCGGGAGAAGCCGTAGCCGGTCCGGCCTCGTGTTCGTACAGAAGGGCACGACGTGGGAGCCGAAGGTGCTGCGCCTTGGCGTCGCCAACTACGACTACACCGAAGTGATTGACGGTCTTGCCGAAGGCGACAAGGTCGCGATGCTCAGCGCCGCGGCACTACAGGCCAAGCGTCAGGAGCAGAATGACCGCATGAAGTCCATGACGGGCAGTCCGCTCGGTGGCAGCCCGGCCGGTGGTGGCGGTGGTGGTCGTGGCGGCGGACGAGGGAACTAG
- a CDS encoding TolC family protein, which yields MRVGFLCVATCVAIAAAPSMGVAQGGTARAISLDEAVHDAQQNAPSVVLARNSVRTSDVSIKQTTLGYLPSLALSATANQRGGTQLINGVPLGFSGTPWSYSRGLSSSLTVWDGGQRYYNLRAAESNRSANEANETLQRYQTALNVKTQYFAVLAAREQDAAAHRQLEQAQQQLVVASTKMMAGTATRSDSLSAAVAVGQAKLAILNAQNGLGNANAALTRLVGSATLVTAVIADTSDVGVINVGEDELTRIAADGPAIRQSQATLTAAGATHKAATAPYMPQIAMTGSYSWTPEGSKGFDFGDGLSSKSTALGFSVSYNVFNGYNREATLANAKISEENALANLRDARLAAVQNLTTQLNSYRTAVQSIELNKLQISASEENLRVVQQQYNLGTKQALDVLTVQSQLDNARLSLITARLNARSAKAQIEALIGRDLK from the coding sequence ATTGCCGCAGCGCCGTCCATGGGCGTAGCGCAGGGCGGCACCGCGCGCGCCATCTCGCTCGACGAAGCCGTGCACGACGCGCAGCAGAATGCGCCGAGCGTCGTGCTCGCGCGCAACAGCGTTCGCACGAGCGACGTTTCTATCAAGCAGACGACGCTGGGGTATCTGCCATCGTTGGCGCTGTCGGCAACCGCCAACCAGCGCGGCGGGACGCAGTTGATCAACGGCGTCCCGCTCGGGTTCAGTGGCACCCCATGGTCGTATTCGCGCGGCCTCAGCTCCAGCCTCACCGTGTGGGATGGCGGGCAGCGCTATTACAACCTGCGGGCCGCTGAGTCGAATCGCTCCGCCAACGAGGCGAACGAAACGCTTCAGCGTTATCAGACGGCGTTGAACGTCAAAACGCAGTACTTCGCCGTGCTGGCCGCGCGTGAACAAGACGCGGCCGCGCACCGTCAGCTGGAGCAGGCGCAGCAGCAACTCGTGGTGGCCAGCACCAAAATGATGGCCGGTACGGCAACGCGCTCCGACTCGCTCTCCGCGGCGGTGGCCGTCGGGCAGGCAAAGCTCGCCATCTTGAATGCGCAGAACGGGCTGGGCAACGCCAACGCCGCGCTCACCCGCCTCGTGGGGTCCGCCACGCTCGTCACCGCGGTGATCGCCGATACGTCGGACGTCGGGGTGATCAACGTGGGCGAAGACGAACTGACGCGCATTGCCGCCGATGGCCCGGCCATCCGGCAGTCGCAAGCGACGCTCACCGCCGCCGGCGCCACGCACAAGGCCGCCACGGCGCCGTACATGCCGCAGATCGCCATGACCGGCTCGTACAGCTGGACGCCCGAAGGTTCCAAGGGGTTCGATTTCGGCGACGGGCTGAGCAGCAAGAGCACCGCGCTTGGCTTCTCGGTGTCGTACAACGTCTTCAACGGCTACAACCGCGAAGCGACGCTCGCCAACGCCAAGATCAGCGAAGAAAACGCGCTGGCGAACCTGCGGGACGCGCGCCTCGCCGCCGTGCAGAATCTCACCACGCAGCTGAACAGCTATCGGACAGCCGTGCAATCGATCGAACTCAACAAGCTGCAGATCTCTGCGTCCGAGGAAAACCTTCGCGTCGTGCAGCAGCAGTACAACCTCGGCACCAAGCAGGCGCTTGATGTGCTGACGGTGCAGTCTCAGCTCGACAACGCCCGCCTCAGTCTCATCACGGCGCGCCTCAACGCGCGCAGCGCCAAGGCGCAGATCGAAGCGCTCATTGGCCGCGACCTCAAGTAA